In a single window of the Nocardioides sp. L-11A genome:
- a CDS encoding BTAD domain-containing putative transcriptional regulator, giving the protein MPDRGDVVPLRLLGPLEVFDQHGAPVDIGSPRHRETLAALAVDAGRVVSTDTLLDRVWGESARGGTLANLQAVISRLRSRLREAGVPADIATAPPGYRLDLPPGAVDTDRLAAGIAAARTALAADPRAAQDHLTTALAWWRGDPLADIPQPFARTEALRLDGLRLTGEELAAELDVALGNAGAAVARLTGLARQHPLRESVRGQLMRALYLAGRQADALAEYADLRARLVDELGVDPGPAVQRLHVQILEQDPALRPAGPASAAATPAPAASPARASLPSAVPPTDLLGPLLGRERDVAHLVDVLRSPTSRLVTVTGVGGCGKTRLALAVAAAAESSFADGVTLVPLAPLHDPSAVIPAIAHAVGVAEGGDPFTALLDLLRGDSGRLLLLDNAEHLLDAWPEVATLAAACPGLRILVTSRIPLRVRGEVLFPLTPLDLPAATELFATRAAATGVAGPLSADDPVVGQLCQRLAGIPLAIELAAARIRLMSPAEILARLGEVMAAEGARDLPPRQRTMRSAIDWSFALLSPREQAAFPRLAVFSGGFGIDAAAAVLADLVTRADVLALLESLVDQSLLVVAPGPRFRLLEPVAQYAAGRLDPDAERTARDAHLRHFGSLAAHYEPSLRGEGTVDTLARIEEEHANLVAAVEWSLASGQADLGGWLGWHLWLYWWIRGALREGRRLMQGVLDAEVDDRVRVRAGAVVGALAFAQGDLDGAEIWEDSAALARRIGDIEGLPYAHGGIGLVALARDDLDLAAAVIGETIELCEDAGLGGEWLWTLSHVWLGTVELLRGDADGAGALVDQALAAARHRNDPLAVYIALFTAIQVSMAQDAPDRARRQIAEGVRLSRDTGDHANLAYLLDALGVVESLGGDLARVGVLRGAADELRAGAGGNVYGYYRPDEDLIARAGQVARDARGAAYDADVAAGRALSVDEMAALATQ; this is encoded by the coding sequence GTGCCAGACCGTGGGGATGTCGTGCCGCTGCGCCTGCTGGGGCCCCTCGAGGTGTTCGACCAGCACGGCGCCCCTGTCGACATCGGCTCGCCGCGCCACCGCGAGACGCTCGCCGCCCTCGCCGTCGATGCCGGCCGGGTCGTCTCGACCGACACCCTCCTCGACCGGGTCTGGGGCGAGAGTGCCCGTGGCGGCACCCTGGCCAACCTGCAGGCGGTCATCTCCCGGCTGCGCTCCCGGCTGCGCGAGGCCGGGGTGCCGGCCGACATCGCCACCGCCCCGCCCGGCTACCGGCTGGACCTGCCGCCGGGCGCCGTCGACACCGACCGGCTCGCCGCCGGCATCGCCGCGGCCCGAACCGCCCTGGCCGCCGACCCGCGGGCCGCCCAGGACCACCTGACCACGGCTCTCGCCTGGTGGCGCGGCGACCCGCTGGCCGACATCCCCCAGCCGTTCGCCCGCACCGAGGCGCTGCGGCTCGACGGGCTGCGCCTCACCGGCGAGGAGCTGGCGGCCGAGCTCGACGTCGCCCTCGGCAACGCCGGGGCCGCCGTCGCCCGGCTGACCGGGCTGGCCCGGCAGCACCCGCTGCGCGAGTCGGTGCGCGGACAGCTGATGCGGGCGCTCTACCTCGCCGGGCGACAGGCCGACGCCCTTGCGGAGTACGCCGACCTCCGTGCCCGGCTCGTCGACGAGCTGGGCGTGGACCCGGGTCCCGCGGTGCAGCGGCTGCACGTGCAGATCCTGGAGCAGGATCCGGCGCTGCGCCCGGCGGGGCCGGCCTCCGCCGCCGCGACCCCCGCACCGGCGGCGAGCCCGGCCCGGGCATCGCTTCCCAGCGCGGTCCCGCCGACCGACCTGCTCGGCCCGTTGCTGGGCCGTGAGCGCGACGTGGCCCACCTGGTCGACGTACTCCGCTCGCCGACGTCGCGCCTGGTGACCGTCACCGGCGTCGGCGGCTGCGGCAAGACCCGGCTCGCACTGGCGGTGGCCGCCGCGGCCGAGTCGTCCTTCGCCGACGGCGTCACCCTGGTGCCCCTCGCCCCGCTGCACGACCCGTCGGCCGTGATCCCCGCGATCGCCCATGCCGTCGGGGTCGCCGAGGGCGGCGACCCGTTCACCGCCCTGCTGGACCTGCTCCGCGGCGACAGCGGTCGGCTGCTCCTGCTCGACAACGCCGAGCACCTCCTCGACGCCTGGCCCGAGGTCGCCACCCTGGCCGCCGCGTGCCCCGGACTGCGGATCCTGGTGACCAGCCGGATCCCGCTGCGGGTGCGCGGCGAGGTGCTGTTCCCGCTGACGCCGCTGGACCTGCCCGCCGCCACCGAGCTGTTCGCGACCCGGGCGGCGGCGACCGGGGTCGCCGGCCCGTTGTCGGCCGACGATCCCGTCGTCGGCCAGCTGTGCCAGCGGCTCGCGGGGATCCCGCTCGCGATCGAGCTGGCCGCCGCCCGGATCCGGCTGATGTCGCCGGCGGAGATCCTCGCCCGGCTCGGCGAGGTGATGGCCGCCGAGGGCGCGCGCGACCTGCCCCCGCGCCAGCGCACGATGCGCTCGGCCATCGACTGGAGCTTCGCGCTCCTGTCCCCCCGCGAGCAGGCGGCGTTCCCGCGGCTGGCCGTGTTCAGCGGCGGCTTCGGGATCGACGCGGCGGCCGCCGTGCTCGCGGACCTGGTGACCCGCGCCGACGTCCTTGCGCTCCTGGAGTCGCTCGTCGACCAATCGCTCCTGGTCGTGGCGCCGGGGCCGCGGTTCCGGCTTCTCGAGCCGGTGGCCCAGTACGCCGCCGGGCGGCTGGACCCCGACGCCGAGCGGACCGCCCGGGACGCCCACCTGCGGCACTTCGGGTCCCTGGCCGCGCACTACGAGCCCTCCTTGCGGGGCGAGGGCACCGTCGACACCCTCGCCCGGATCGAGGAGGAGCACGCCAACCTGGTCGCGGCCGTCGAGTGGTCCCTGGCCTCGGGGCAGGCCGACCTCGGCGGCTGGCTGGGCTGGCACCTGTGGCTGTACTGGTGGATCCGCGGCGCCCTGCGCGAGGGACGCCGGCTGATGCAGGGCGTCCTCGACGCCGAGGTCGACGACCGGGTCCGGGTGCGCGCCGGCGCGGTGGTCGGCGCGCTCGCCTTCGCGCAGGGCGACCTCGACGGGGCAGAGATCTGGGAGGACAGCGCCGCCCTCGCCCGCCGGATCGGGGACATCGAGGGGCTGCCCTACGCCCACGGCGGCATCGGGCTCGTCGCGCTGGCCCGCGACGACCTCGACCTGGCCGCGGCGGTCATCGGCGAGACCATCGAGCTGTGCGAGGACGCCGGGCTCGGCGGCGAGTGGCTGTGGACGCTGTCGCACGTCTGGCTCGGCACGGTCGAGCTGCTCCGCGGTGACGCCGACGGCGCCGGCGCGCTGGTCGACCAGGCCCTCGCCGCCGCCCGCCACCGCAACGACCCGCTCGCCGTCTACATCGCGCTGTTCACCGCGATCCAGGTCTCCATGGCCCAGGACGCCCCGGACCGGGCCCGGCGCCAGATCGCCGAAGGGGTGCGGCTCAGCCGCGACACCGGCGACCACGCCAACCTCGCCTACCTGCTCGACGCACTCGGTGTGGTCGAGTCGCTCGGTGGCGACCTCGCCCGGGTCGGCGTCCTCCGCGGCGCGGCCGACGAGCTCCGGGCCGGTGCCGGCGGCAACGTCTACGGCTACTACCGCCCCGACGAGGACCTGATCGCCCGCGCCGGCCAGGTCGCCCGCGACGCGCGCGGGGCGGCGTACGACGCCGACGTCGCCGCGGGGCGGGCCCTGAGCGTGGACGAGATGGCGGCGCTGGCCACCCAGTAG
- a CDS encoding DUF3060 domain-containing protein, with the protein MTLTTPPRARATVLRTSLVTSLATVALVGATAALAPVPARAAVTLDCTSGPVILADSTEDYVLTGACSDVTVTASVVTVSLTSATSLTVSGANVEVTAAGAVGPVAVSGANSSVEAAAAPVVRVRASNVDIEIPVLGKAVLVGSNNEVEAVKGTKAKIKGANNEVTYRKLRKVVVRGANNTVKVRTGTTKVRVKGANNVVRVHRRG; encoded by the coding sequence ATGACCCTCACGACGCCTCCGCGCGCCCGCGCCACCGTGCTCCGCACCTCCCTTGTCACCTCGCTCGCGACCGTCGCGCTCGTCGGCGCCACGGCGGCCCTGGCCCCCGTGCCGGCGCGGGCCGCGGTGACCCTCGACTGCACGAGCGGGCCGGTCATCCTGGCCGACAGCACCGAGGACTACGTGCTGACCGGTGCCTGCAGCGACGTCACCGTGACCGCCAGCGTCGTGACGGTGTCCCTGACCAGCGCCACCTCGCTGACGGTGTCCGGTGCCAACGTGGAGGTGACGGCGGCCGGAGCGGTCGGACCGGTCGCGGTGAGCGGCGCGAACTCGTCGGTGGAGGCGGCCGCCGCCCCGGTCGTCCGGGTCCGGGCCAGCAATGTCGACATCGAGATCCCGGTGCTCGGCAAGGCGGTCCTGGTCGGCTCCAACAACGAGGTCGAGGCCGTCAAGGGCACCAAGGCCAAGATCAAGGGCGCCAACAACGAGGTGACCTACCGCAAGCTGCGCAAGGTCGTCGTCCGCGGTGCCAACAACACGGTCAAGGTCCGCACCGGCACCACCAAGGTCCGGGTCAAGGGCGCCAACAACGTGGTGCGGGTGCACCGCCGCGGCTGA